The Leifsonia williamsii genome includes a region encoding these proteins:
- a CDS encoding ABC transporter substrate-binding protein: MRQHHLTTAGLAVLSAAATVALLAGCSAGASGDAGGKKADDHRTAIDVADIAKDDAAAKLLPESVQKAGKLVVGVDPTYAPNEFKDKAGQPIGWEIDLIDAVAAKLGVKTDYRTAKFDNIVPSILGEKYDLGLGGYYDTKKRQETLDMVDFFQAGNQFASPKDAPITDELDVCGLKVAAQNGGSAPLVYLPELDKKCTAAGKKTITVLGYDTQDDATAAVSLGRADAMVADSPVIGYAAKLSKGKLVTSPIYDSTLSGTPIKKDRGQFADAVLQALQGLQKDGTYTDILTYWGVENGAIDTMQINGGTE; the protein is encoded by the coding sequence ATGAGACAGCACCACCTGACCACGGCCGGACTGGCCGTCCTCTCCGCCGCCGCGACCGTCGCGCTGCTCGCCGGCTGCTCCGCCGGCGCGTCCGGCGACGCCGGCGGGAAGAAGGCGGACGACCACCGGACCGCCATCGACGTCGCCGACATCGCGAAGGACGACGCCGCCGCGAAGCTGCTGCCGGAGTCGGTGCAGAAGGCGGGCAAGCTCGTCGTCGGCGTCGACCCGACCTACGCGCCGAACGAGTTCAAGGACAAGGCGGGGCAGCCGATCGGCTGGGAGATCGACCTGATCGACGCCGTCGCCGCGAAGCTCGGCGTGAAGACCGACTACCGCACCGCCAAGTTCGACAACATCGTCCCGAGCATCCTGGGCGAGAAGTACGACCTGGGCCTCGGCGGGTACTACGACACCAAGAAGCGCCAGGAGACGCTCGACATGGTCGACTTCTTCCAGGCCGGCAACCAGTTCGCATCGCCCAAGGACGCTCCGATCACCGACGAGCTCGATGTCTGCGGTCTGAAGGTCGCGGCCCAGAACGGCGGGTCGGCTCCCCTGGTGTACCTGCCGGAGCTCGACAAGAAGTGCACCGCCGCCGGCAAGAAGACCATCACGGTCCTCGGCTACGACACGCAGGACGACGCCACCGCCGCGGTGAGCCTCGGCCGCGCCGACGCCATGGTCGCCGACTCCCCCGTGATCGGCTACGCCGCCAAGCTCAGCAAGGGCAAGCTCGTCACCTCGCCGATCTACGACTCCACGCTCTCCGGCACGCCGATCAAGAAGGACCGCGGGCAGTTCGCGGACGCCGTGCTGCAGGCGCTGCAGGGCCTGCAGAAGGACGGCACCTACACGGACATCCTCACCTACTGGGGCGTCGAGAACGGCGCCATCGACACCATGCAGATCAATGGCGGCACCGAGTAG
- a CDS encoding amino acid ABC transporter permease: MAAPSSRPAARPGLHPVTGAPAIRSTPVRHPWRMVAGIVVLLALALFLIDASGREAYDWPAFAEYLFDPRIVQAAGITLLLTVLSMAIAVALGVLLAIMRQSANPILRWASAVFIWIFRGTPVYVQLVFWGLLSTIYRTIDVGIPFQKPWLVLESIDLLDVFWIAVIGLALNEAAYMAEIVRAGLLSVETGQKEASTALGLTRAQMMRKIVLPQAMRVIIPPTGNEVISMLKTTSLVTAVPFSLDLYTRSRDISAETLNPIPLLLVASVWYLAFTSLMMIGQHFLERRYARGFDHRGGGAPDQAAAATAALATEDGVPDAAAPSTLTEGAGR; the protein is encoded by the coding sequence ATGGCGGCACCGAGTAGCCGCCCGGCGGCGCGCCCGGGGCTCCACCCGGTCACGGGCGCGCCCGCCATCCGCTCGACGCCGGTGCGCCACCCGTGGCGGATGGTCGCGGGCATCGTCGTCCTGCTCGCGCTCGCGCTGTTCCTGATCGACGCGAGCGGCCGGGAGGCGTACGACTGGCCCGCCTTCGCCGAGTACCTGTTCGACCCGCGGATCGTGCAGGCCGCCGGGATCACCCTCCTGCTCACGGTGCTCTCGATGGCGATCGCGGTCGCGCTCGGCGTGCTGCTCGCGATCATGCGGCAGAGCGCCAATCCGATCCTCCGCTGGGCGTCGGCCGTCTTCATCTGGATCTTCCGCGGCACCCCCGTCTACGTGCAGCTGGTCTTCTGGGGCCTGCTCTCGACCATCTACCGGACGATCGACGTCGGCATCCCGTTCCAGAAGCCCTGGCTCGTGCTCGAGAGCATCGACCTGCTGGACGTGTTCTGGATCGCCGTGATCGGCCTCGCGCTCAACGAGGCCGCCTACATGGCCGAGATCGTGCGCGCCGGCCTGCTCTCGGTCGAGACCGGGCAGAAGGAGGCGTCGACGGCCCTCGGCCTCACCCGCGCGCAGATGATGCGCAAGATCGTGCTGCCGCAGGCGATGCGTGTCATCATCCCGCCGACCGGCAACGAGGTCATCTCCATGCTGAAGACGACCTCGCTGGTCACCGCGGTTCCGTTCAGCCTGGACTTGTACACGCGCTCGCGCGACATCTCGGCCGAGACGCTGAACCCGATCCCCCTGCTGCTCGTCGCCTCCGTCTGGTACCTGGCGTTCACGTCGCTCATGATGATCGGCCAGCACTTCCTGGAGCGGCGCTACGCCCGCGGCTTCGACCACCGCGGCGGGGGAGCCCCCGATCAGGCGGCGGCCGCGACCGCCGCGCTCGCGACCGAGGACGGCGTGCCCGACGCAGCCGCACCCTCCACCCTCACCGAAGGAGCAGGCCGATGA
- a CDS encoding amino acid ABC transporter ATP-binding protein, whose product MNGRPMVLAEDVHKAYGQHHVLKGVSMEVRAGEVVCVIGPSGSGKSTFLRCINHLEGIDGGRILVDGDLIGYRQNGDRLHDLKPKEAAAQRRDIGMVFQRFNLFPHLSALENITVAPTMVGGLKPAAATARARELLDRVGLSAKADAYPAQLSGGQQQRVAIARALAMDPKLMLFDEPTSALDPELVGEVLDVMKGLARSGMTMIVVTHEIGFAREVGDTLAFMDGGVVVESGRPAEVIAAPQRERTRAFLSHVL is encoded by the coding sequence ATGAACGGACGCCCGATGGTCCTCGCCGAGGACGTGCACAAGGCCTACGGACAGCACCACGTGCTCAAGGGCGTGTCTATGGAGGTGCGGGCCGGCGAGGTGGTCTGCGTCATCGGCCCGTCGGGCTCCGGCAAGTCGACCTTCCTGCGCTGCATCAACCATCTGGAGGGCATCGACGGCGGCCGGATCCTCGTCGACGGCGACCTCATCGGGTACCGGCAGAACGGCGACCGCCTGCACGACCTGAAGCCGAAGGAGGCGGCGGCCCAGCGGCGCGACATCGGCATGGTGTTCCAGCGCTTCAACCTCTTCCCCCACCTGTCGGCGCTCGAGAACATCACCGTCGCGCCGACGATGGTGGGCGGCCTCAAGCCGGCCGCCGCGACGGCCCGCGCGCGGGAGCTGCTCGACCGGGTGGGTCTCTCCGCCAAGGCGGACGCCTATCCGGCGCAGCTCTCCGGCGGACAGCAGCAGCGCGTCGCGATCGCCCGCGCGCTGGCTATGGACCCGAAGCTGATGCTGTTCGACGAGCCGACCTCCGCCCTCGACCCCGAGCTCGTCGGCGAGGTGCTGGACGTCATGAAGGGGCTGGCGCGGTCCGGCATGACGATGATCGTCGTCACGCACGAGATCGGCTTCGCGCGGGAGGTGGGCGACACGCTCGCGTTCATGGACGGCGGCGTCGTCGTGGAGTCCGGCCGTCCGGCCGAGGTCATCGCGGCGCCGCAGCGGGAGCGCACCCGGGCGTTCCTCTCGCACGTGCTCTGA
- a CDS encoding SGNH/GDSL hydrolase family protein, whose amino-acid sequence MVAGLMAVTTGGSLLSPVAPAAPAPQSAPTNVPSQAVAQPFAAAPTPPATPFPGAASGALSAPSPQADRRAWQQQVSPEPKQRIKQVAMAAIGDSITAFTDRNGARTPWSWVRTAAVGGVTDAGGYRHWGDTSAQILAHTGRVKADVVVVMAGTNDIRDGSRPVPTAQTLANVTAIFDRAGVKARVLSALAPKSDGGAAATLKLNQALRQLAAQKGWTFVDPWSSLRKADGRWVAGATVDGTHPTARSGAIAGAALRAAVVAVSPDRSILR is encoded by the coding sequence GTGGTCGCCGGCCTGATGGCCGTGACGACCGGCGGAAGCCTCCTCTCCCCCGTGGCGCCGGCCGCTCCTGCGCCCCAGTCCGCGCCGACGAACGTGCCGAGCCAGGCGGTCGCGCAGCCGTTCGCCGCCGCGCCGACGCCGCCGGCGACGCCATTCCCCGGCGCCGCGTCCGGCGCCCTCTCTGCTCCGAGCCCGCAGGCGGACCGCCGCGCCTGGCAGCAGCAGGTCTCCCCCGAGCCCAAGCAGCGCATCAAGCAGGTCGCCATGGCCGCCATCGGCGACTCCATCACCGCGTTCACCGATCGCAACGGCGCCCGCACCCCGTGGTCGTGGGTGCGCACCGCGGCGGTCGGCGGAGTGACGGATGCCGGAGGCTACCGCCACTGGGGCGACACGTCGGCCCAGATCCTCGCGCACACCGGCCGCGTCAAGGCCGACGTGGTCGTGGTGATGGCCGGGACGAACGACATCCGCGACGGCTCCCGCCCCGTGCCCACCGCGCAGACGCTCGCCAACGTGACCGCGATCTTCGACCGCGCCGGGGTGAAGGCCCGCGTGTTGTCCGCCCTCGCGCCCAAGAGCGACGGCGGAGCCGCCGCGACCCTCAAGCTCAATCAGGCGCTGCGCCAACTCGCGGCCCAGAAGGGGTGGACCTTCGTCGACCCCTGGTCGAGCCTCCGCAAGGCCGACGGCCGCTGGGTCGCCGGCGCCACGGTCGACGGCACCCACCCCACCGCCCGCAGCGGCGCCATCGCCGGTGCGGCGCTGCGCGCAGCGGTCGTGGCGGTGTCGCCGGACCGCAGCATCCTGCGCTGA
- a CDS encoding FAD-dependent oxidoreductase, producing the protein MTLVDRYGVGNTLSSSSGTTRLWRRIDTLAWRARALAQAVAAMERLEALVGARLQERRGLCRPRRAGAGRSWTRRAWEAGISCMPAPGLGYKVGLDRPLRALDDGDADREPDREPTAMIRERVARTLPGLPTTTGAAQVCSWTDSPDGDFVIDRLLSAVTIACGDSGEGFTFAALVGERVADLVEGRALPEAHARWSLGRFSGRTPASKAPSALGRH; encoded by the coding sequence GTGACGCTCGTCGACCGCTACGGCGTCGGCAACACGCTCTCGTCCTCCTCCGGCACGACGCGGCTGTGGCGGCGCATCGACACGCTGGCCTGGCGGGCGCGTGCCCTCGCGCAGGCGGTCGCGGCGATGGAACGGCTGGAGGCGCTGGTCGGCGCCCGTCTGCAGGAGCGGCGAGGGCTGTGCCGACCACGTCGTGCTGGCGCCGGGCGCTCGTGGACGAGGCGGGCATGGGAGGCGGGCATCTCCTGTATGCCGGCGCCCGGCCTCGGCTACAAGGTCGGGCTCGACCGGCCGCTGCGCGCGCTCGATGACGGCGACGCCGACCGCGAGCCGGACCGCGAGCCGACCGCCATGATCCGCGAGCGCGTGGCGCGCACCCTGCCCGGGCTCCCCACCACGACCGGCGCGGCGCAGGTGTGCTCGTGGACGGACTCTCCGGACGGCGACTTCGTCATCGACCGCCTCCTGAGCGCCGTCACGATCGCGTGCGGCGACTCCGGCGAGGGCTTCACGTTCGCGGCGCTGGTGGGGGAGCGCGTCGCCGACCTGGTGGAGGGGCGGGCGCTGCCCGAGGCGCACGCCCGCTGGTCGCTGGGGCGCTTCAGCGGGCGGACGCCGGCCTCGAAGGCGCCGTCGGCGCTCGGGCGGCACTAG
- the rlmB gene encoding 23S rRNA (guanosine(2251)-2'-O)-methyltransferase RlmB — translation MKNSGGKPRAGAVRKGKKGPLKGTGGNGRKALEGKGPTPKAEDREWHVAHKAKVLRERSAAKAAQRGGGRDTTPRGASGASRRAKSGDESEIVTGRNSVLEALRARIPASTLYVAARVEMDDRMKEILSIATGRAIPVLEVMRPELDRLAGRDAVHQGVALKVPPYEYAHPQELLDLTIRKGETPLFVALDGITDPRNLGAIIRSTAAFGGQGVIVPQRRSVGMTAAAWKTSAGAAARTPVAMAANLTQTLKAFKQAGVFVLGLDGGGDTSLPGLSFADRPVVIVVGSEGKGLSRLVTETCDAVVSIPISASTESLNAGIAASVTLYEIAKLRAEKGGQAS, via the coding sequence ATGAAGAACTCGGGTGGAAAGCCCCGCGCAGGAGCCGTGCGCAAGGGCAAGAAGGGCCCGCTGAAGGGCACGGGCGGCAACGGCCGCAAGGCGCTCGAGGGCAAGGGCCCGACGCCGAAGGCCGAGGACCGCGAGTGGCACGTCGCCCACAAGGCGAAGGTGCTCCGCGAGCGCTCCGCGGCCAAGGCGGCCCAGCGCGGCGGCGGCCGCGACACGACCCCGCGCGGTGCGTCCGGCGCCTCCCGCCGGGCCAAGTCCGGCGACGAGAGCGAGATCGTGACCGGTCGCAACTCGGTGCTGGAGGCGCTGCGGGCCCGCATCCCCGCCTCCACGCTGTACGTCGCGGCGCGGGTCGAGATGGACGACCGGATGAAGGAGATCCTCTCGATCGCGACCGGCCGCGCCATCCCGGTGCTGGAGGTCATGCGCCCCGAGCTCGACCGGCTCGCCGGCCGCGACGCCGTGCACCAGGGTGTCGCGCTGAAGGTGCCGCCGTACGAGTACGCGCACCCGCAGGAGCTGCTCGACCTGACGATCCGCAAGGGCGAGACGCCGCTGTTCGTCGCGCTCGACGGCATCACCGACCCGCGCAACCTGGGCGCGATCATCCGCTCGACCGCCGCCTTCGGCGGTCAGGGCGTCATCGTGCCGCAGCGCCGCTCGGTCGGCATGACCGCCGCCGCGTGGAAGACCTCGGCGGGCGCGGCAGCGCGCACGCCCGTCGCCATGGCCGCGAATCTCACGCAGACGCTCAAGGCGTTCAAGCAGGCGGGCGTGTTCGTGCTCGGGCTCGACGGGGGAGGCGACACCAGCCTCCCCGGCCTGTCGTTCGCCGACCGCCCGGTCGTGATCGTCGTCGGCAGCGAGGGCAAGGGCCTCTCGCGGCTGGTGACCGAGACCTGCGACGCGGTCGTCTCCATCCCGATCAGCGCGAGCACGGAGTCGCTCAACGCGGGTATCGCGGCGAGCGTCACGCTGTACGAGATCGCCAAGTTGCGCGCCGAGAAGGGCGGCCAGGCCTCCTGA
- the cysS gene encoding cysteine--tRNA ligase, with the protein MTLRLFDTKAGALRDFVPLEPGKVGMYVCGPTVQSSPHIGHLRSALVYDQLRRWFVYRGLDVTLVRNVTDIDDKILVNAAAAQEQGSIEQWWALAYRFELEFTAGYTALGVQPPTYEPRATASIPQMQEIIARLIDRGHAYVAPDGSGDVYFDVQSWPAYGSLTRQSIDNMEAAADADPRAKRDPRDFALWKGRKTDEPASAAFPSPWGEGRPGWHIECSAMSRRYLGPAFDIHGGGLDLRFPHHENELAQSTAAGDDFAQYWVHNGLVHVNGQKMSKSLGNSVYAADLLGAARPIVVRYYLGSAHYRSTIDFHDGSLEEAEAALDRIAGFFERVDRRLQGTRFAGSGVETVPGAFAEAMDDDLAVPQALAVLHDTVRSGNAALDAEDLEAAAAARGHVLAMTEVLGINPLSPHWNAGGSSAADAALGQLVGRLLADRQEARQARDFAAADRIRDELTAAGITIEDTPTGSHWSIEP; encoded by the coding sequence GTGACTCTGCGACTCTTCGACACGAAGGCCGGCGCCCTGCGCGACTTCGTCCCGCTCGAACCGGGCAAGGTGGGGATGTACGTGTGCGGTCCGACCGTCCAGTCCTCGCCGCACATCGGGCACCTCCGCTCGGCCCTCGTCTACGACCAGCTGCGCCGCTGGTTCGTATACCGCGGGCTCGACGTGACGCTGGTGCGCAACGTCACCGACATCGACGACAAGATCCTGGTCAACGCGGCCGCCGCGCAGGAGCAGGGCAGCATCGAGCAGTGGTGGGCGCTGGCCTACCGGTTCGAGCTGGAGTTCACGGCAGGCTACACGGCGCTCGGCGTGCAGCCTCCGACCTACGAGCCGCGGGCGACCGCCAGCATCCCGCAGATGCAGGAGATCATCGCGCGCCTCATCGACCGCGGTCACGCCTACGTCGCTCCCGACGGCTCCGGAGACGTCTACTTCGACGTGCAGAGCTGGCCGGCCTACGGCTCGCTCACCCGGCAGAGCATCGACAACATGGAGGCGGCGGCCGACGCCGACCCGCGCGCCAAGCGCGACCCGCGCGACTTCGCCCTCTGGAAGGGCCGCAAGACCGACGAGCCCGCCTCCGCCGCGTTCCCGTCCCCGTGGGGCGAGGGCCGCCCCGGCTGGCACATCGAGTGCTCGGCCATGTCGCGCCGCTACCTCGGGCCGGCGTTCGACATCCACGGCGGCGGGCTCGACCTCCGCTTCCCGCACCACGAGAACGAGCTGGCGCAGTCGACGGCCGCCGGCGACGACTTCGCGCAGTACTGGGTGCACAACGGCCTCGTGCACGTGAACGGCCAGAAGATGAGCAAGTCGCTCGGCAACTCGGTCTACGCGGCCGACCTGCTGGGCGCGGCGCGCCCGATCGTCGTGCGCTACTACCTGGGCTCGGCGCACTACCGCTCCACCATCGACTTCCACGACGGCAGCCTGGAGGAGGCCGAGGCGGCCCTCGATCGCATCGCCGGCTTCTTCGAGCGCGTCGACCGGCGCCTCCAGGGCACCCGGTTCGCGGGGAGCGGCGTCGAGACCGTGCCGGGCGCGTTCGCCGAGGCGATGGACGACGACCTCGCGGTGCCGCAGGCGCTCGCCGTGCTGCACGACACCGTGCGTTCAGGAAACGCGGCGCTCGATGCGGAAGACTTGGAGGCGGCCGCCGCCGCCCGCGGGCACGTCCTCGCGATGACGGAGGTGCTCGGCATCAACCCGCTGTCGCCGCACTGGAACGCCGGGGGCTCGTCCGCAGCCGACGCGGCGCTCGGCCAGCTGGTCGGGCGGCTGCTCGCCGACCGGCAGGAGGCGCGGCAGGCGCGTGACTTCGCCGCCGCCGACCGCATCCGCGACGAGCTGACCGCCGCGGGAATCACCATCGAAGACACCCCGACGGGGTCGCATTGGAGCATCGAACCATGA
- the ispD gene encoding 2-C-methyl-D-erythritol 4-phosphate cytidylyltransferase, whose amino-acid sequence MTSTADSTSGPRVAVVIVAAGSGTRLGADVPKAFVTLAGQSLLERSLHAVRGMRHAADPVVVVPADRMDEARRLGFEIFGRLIDVLPGGGTRQRSVQEGLSLLDDGTEVILVHDAARALTPSALFDRVVEAVVEGGHGIVPGLPVSDTIKRVGGDGEVHETVDRSQLAAVQTPQGFPAAQLLAAYAAAETEETDDAGLVAAAGHAVTVIPGDAHAFKITTPWDLRRAEELLAGASLPRVGFGTDTHGFDASAELWVAGLYWPGEPGLAGHSDGDVVAHAIVDALLSAAGLGDIGTIFGTGDPRLAGAHGSVFLEETRRLVEEAGFRIGNVSVQLVGNRPRFSTRRREAEDTLASVLGAPVTVSATTTDGLGFTGRGEGLAAFATALVVPGR is encoded by the coding sequence ATGACCTCCACCGCCGACTCCACGTCCGGACCGCGGGTCGCGGTCGTCATCGTCGCCGCCGGCTCCGGCACGCGGCTGGGCGCCGACGTCCCGAAGGCGTTCGTCACGCTCGCCGGGCAGTCGCTGCTCGAGCGCTCGCTGCATGCTGTGCGCGGCATGCGCCACGCGGCCGACCCGGTCGTGGTGGTGCCGGCCGACCGGATGGACGAGGCGCGGCGGCTCGGCTTCGAGATCTTCGGCCGGCTGATCGACGTCCTGCCCGGCGGCGGCACCCGCCAGCGCTCGGTGCAGGAGGGGCTGTCGCTGCTGGACGACGGCACCGAGGTGATCCTCGTCCACGACGCCGCCCGTGCGCTCACGCCGTCCGCGCTCTTCGACCGGGTGGTGGAGGCGGTGGTCGAGGGCGGTCACGGCATCGTCCCCGGCCTCCCGGTGAGCGACACCATCAAGCGGGTGGGCGGCGACGGCGAGGTGCACGAGACCGTCGACCGCTCGCAGCTCGCCGCGGTGCAGACGCCGCAGGGCTTCCCGGCCGCGCAGCTCCTGGCCGCGTACGCCGCGGCGGAGACCGAGGAGACGGACGACGCCGGGCTCGTCGCCGCGGCGGGCCACGCGGTGACGGTGATCCCGGGCGATGCGCACGCGTTCAAGATCACCACCCCGTGGGATCTGCGCCGCGCGGAGGAGCTGCTGGCGGGCGCCAGCCTCCCGCGCGTCGGCTTCGGCACGGACACGCATGGCTTCGACGCGTCCGCGGAGCTCTGGGTCGCCGGCCTGTACTGGCCGGGCGAGCCGGGGCTGGCCGGGCACAGCGACGGCGACGTGGTCGCCCACGCGATCGTCGACGCGTTGCTGTCGGCCGCGGGGCTGGGCGACATCGGCACGATCTTCGGCACCGGCGATCCGCGGCTCGCGGGTGCGCACGGCTCCGTCTTCCTGGAGGAGACCCGGCGGCTGGTCGAGGAGGCGGGGTTCCGCATCGGCAACGTCTCCGTGCAGCTGGTCGGCAACCGGCCGCGGTTCTCGACCCGCAGGCGGGAGGCCGAGGACACCCTCGCGAGCGTCCTCGGCGCCCCGGTGACGGTGAGCGCGACCACGACGGACGGGCTGGGCTTCACCGGCCGCGGGGAGGGGCTCGCCGCGTTCGCGACGGCGCTGGTGGTTCCGGGGCGGTGA
- a CDS encoding CarD family transcriptional regulator: MLFEVGETVVYPHHGAATITEVKKRIIKGEEKLYLKLNVTQGDLTIEVPADNVDLVGVRDVIGKEGLDRVFEVLRAPFTEEPTNWSRRYKANLEKLASGDVIKVSEVVRDLWRRDQDRGLSAGEKRMLAKARQILISELALAEKTDDEKASSLLDEVLAS; encoded by the coding sequence ATGCTTTTCGAGGTTGGCGAAACCGTCGTCTACCCCCATCACGGGGCTGCAACGATCACCGAGGTCAAGAAGAGAATCATCAAGGGTGAAGAGAAGCTGTACCTCAAGCTCAACGTGACGCAGGGCGACCTGACCATCGAGGTCCCCGCCGACAACGTCGACCTCGTCGGAGTGCGCGACGTCATCGGCAAGGAGGGCCTCGACCGCGTCTTCGAGGTGCTCCGCGCCCCGTTCACGGAGGAGCCCACCAACTGGTCCCGCCGCTACAAGGCCAACCTCGAGAAGCTGGCCTCCGGCGACGTCATCAAGGTGTCGGAGGTCGTGCGCGACCTGTGGCGCCGCGACCAGGACCGCGGCCTCTCGGCCGGCGAGAAGCGCATGCTCGCCAAGGCCCGCCAGATCCTCATCTCCGAGCTGGCGCTCGCCGAGAAGACCGACGACGAGAAGGCGTCCAGCCTGCTCGACGAGGTGCTGGCCTCCTAG
- a CDS encoding response regulator transcription factor, which translates to MTSVLLVEDEAALSEPLAYLLKREGYEVTVAEDGPTALAEFDRVGPDLVLLDLMLPGIPGTEVCREIRTRSSVPIIMLTAKDSEVDIVVGLELGADDYVTKPYSSRELLARIRAVLRRRVEAEELADDGVLEAGTVRMDVDRHTVAVNGSEISMPLKEFELLELLLRNAGRVLTRGQLIDRVWGSDYFGDTKTLDVHIKRIRSRIEESPSEPRMLVTVRGLGYRFNA; encoded by the coding sequence GTGACATCCGTCCTGCTCGTCGAGGATGAGGCCGCGCTCAGCGAGCCGCTCGCGTACCTGTTGAAGCGCGAGGGCTACGAGGTGACCGTGGCCGAGGACGGGCCCACAGCGCTCGCCGAGTTCGACCGCGTCGGCCCCGACCTGGTGCTGCTCGACCTGATGCTCCCGGGCATCCCGGGGACCGAGGTGTGCCGCGAGATCCGCACCCGCTCCAGCGTGCCGATCATCATGCTGACCGCGAAGGACTCCGAGGTCGACATCGTCGTCGGGCTCGAGCTCGGCGCCGACGACTACGTCACCAAGCCGTACTCGTCGCGCGAGCTGCTCGCCCGCATCCGGGCCGTGCTGCGCCGCCGGGTGGAGGCGGAGGAGCTGGCCGACGACGGCGTGCTGGAGGCCGGCACGGTCCGCATGGACGTCGACCGCCACACGGTCGCGGTCAACGGCTCCGAGATCTCCATGCCGCTCAAGGAATTCGAGCTGCTGGAGCTGCTGCTGCGCAACGCCGGCCGCGTGCTGACCCGTGGCCAGCTGATCGACCGGGTGTGGGGGAGCGATTACTTCGGCGACACCAAGACGCTCGACGTGCACATCAAGCGCATCCGCTCGCGCATCGAGGAGAGCCCCTCGGAGCCGCGCATGCTGGTGACGGTGCGCGGGCTCGGCTACCGCTTCAACGCGTAG
- a CDS encoding sensor histidine kinase produces MDSAWLVLLSLGLGLIVGAGFVWILHIAERRGTHAAQVVSPAVPDGVDAVLDAMESAGVVLDPSNNVVKASPGAHAIGLVWNGALVHPRLVEMVDSVRRTGEPITAECELARGPFGEANIHLSVRVARLGSRYVLLLAEDRTESFRLDSVRRDFVANISHELKTPIGAVSLLAEALDDASDDPDQVRRFALRLSEEASRLARITQDIIELSRLQATDALGNAVLLSAHKIVKAAVDQNRVAAEARGIEIALRGDKKAEIMGDEKLLVTAVDNLISNAIQYSPDDSRIGIGVRDVDGVVEIAVTDQGEGIPEEDLDRVFERFFRVDQARSRNTGGTGLGLSIVKHAVQNHGGEVRVWSQPGRGSTFTIRLPEAAVIRPPIGENP; encoded by the coding sequence ATGGACTCCGCCTGGTTGGTGCTGCTCTCGCTGGGCCTGGGGCTCATCGTCGGCGCCGGGTTCGTGTGGATCCTGCACATCGCCGAGCGCCGCGGAACGCACGCCGCGCAGGTCGTCAGCCCGGCCGTCCCGGACGGCGTGGATGCCGTGCTCGACGCGATGGAGTCCGCCGGCGTCGTGCTCGACCCCTCCAACAACGTGGTCAAGGCATCACCGGGCGCGCATGCGATCGGACTGGTCTGGAACGGCGCACTCGTGCACCCCCGGCTCGTCGAGATGGTCGACAGCGTGCGCCGCACCGGCGAGCCGATCACCGCGGAGTGCGAGCTCGCACGCGGTCCGTTCGGCGAGGCCAACATCCACCTGAGCGTCCGCGTCGCGCGGCTCGGCTCCCGCTACGTGCTGCTGCTCGCGGAGGACCGCACCGAGTCGTTCCGGCTGGACTCGGTCCGCCGCGACTTCGTCGCCAACATCAGTCACGAGCTGAAGACACCGATCGGCGCGGTCAGCCTGCTCGCGGAGGCGCTCGACGACGCCTCCGACGACCCCGACCAGGTGCGCCGGTTCGCCCTGCGCCTCAGCGAGGAGGCGTCGCGCCTCGCCCGCATCACCCAGGACATCATCGAGCTCAGCCGGCTGCAGGCGACGGATGCGCTGGGCAACGCCGTCCTCCTCTCCGCGCACAAGATCGTCAAGGCGGCCGTCGACCAGAACCGCGTCGCCGCGGAGGCGCGCGGCATCGAGATCGCCCTGCGTGGCGACAAGAAGGCCGAGATCATGGGCGACGAGAAGCTCCTGGTCACCGCGGTCGACAACCTCATCTCGAACGCGATCCAGTACTCTCCCGACGACTCCCGCATCGGCATCGGTGTGCGCGACGTCGACGGCGTCGTGGAGATCGCGGTCACCGACCAGGGCGAGGGCATCCCCGAGGAGGACCTCGACCGCGTCTTCGAGCGCTTCTTCCGGGTCGACCAGGCCCGCTCCCGCAACACCGGCGGCACCGGACTCGGGCTGTCGATCGTCAAGCACGCCGTGCAGAACCACGGCGGCGAGGTGCGCGTGTGGTCGCAGCCCGGCCGCGGCTCCACGTTCACGATCCGGCTTCCGGAGGCCGCCGTCATCCGCCCCCCGATTGGAGAGAACCCGTGA